In a single window of the Hoyosella subflava DQS3-9A1 genome:
- a CDS encoding sensor histidine kinase: MRPEHILSQPRQFTRTISLRLRVALLATTVVAFAVALMAAAAYSVVSRALYNEVDQQLRNRVDTMVQNYTAERLGPGALTTARIFSEGLAVMMIFPDGTSATLPPLIEVDEPEFAVVRGEVDSSIRTVGNYRVLAQRSEGEITLVLGQDLGPTQDILDSLAMVLLVVGGCGVIFAAAAGTAVGRTGLRPVGRLTAAAQRVARTDDLTPIPVTGDDELARLTQAFNAMLAALAESRERQARLVADAGHELRTPLTSLRTNMELLIAASRPDAPALDAEDMAGLRNDVMAQIEELSTLVGDLVDLAREDAPEPGFERIDLADIVEKCVERVRRRRGDVVVEASTFSWFTWGDPGALNRALLNVLDNAAKWSPDGGVLRITMSVASSRLAEISVDDDGPGIPINERKLVFERFYRSDASRSMPGSGLGLAIVHHVMQRHGGSVKIGDSPSGGARVTLCLPGEPPGGHEERH; encoded by the coding sequence GTGAGACCTGAGCACATTCTGAGCCAGCCCCGTCAGTTCACCCGAACTATCTCGCTACGGCTTCGTGTCGCTCTGCTGGCGACGACAGTCGTTGCATTTGCCGTGGCGCTGATGGCAGCTGCAGCGTACAGCGTCGTTTCTAGGGCCCTGTACAACGAAGTCGATCAGCAGTTGCGCAACCGCGTGGACACGATGGTGCAGAACTACACTGCTGAGCGGCTGGGGCCAGGTGCGCTCACCACCGCCAGGATATTTTCTGAAGGCCTCGCCGTCATGATGATCTTCCCGGATGGCACCTCTGCCACGTTGCCCCCGCTTATTGAAGTCGATGAGCCTGAGTTCGCTGTCGTACGCGGTGAGGTGGATTCGTCGATTCGTACGGTCGGAAACTATCGGGTGCTCGCACAGCGGAGCGAGGGTGAGATCACGCTCGTGCTGGGCCAAGATCTCGGTCCGACACAGGACATTCTTGACAGTCTCGCCATGGTGCTGCTGGTGGTTGGTGGATGTGGCGTGATTTTTGCAGCGGCAGCAGGCACCGCTGTGGGCCGCACGGGTTTGCGGCCCGTTGGACGGCTGACAGCTGCGGCGCAACGCGTCGCGCGTACCGACGACCTCACTCCAATCCCTGTGACCGGGGATGATGAGCTTGCCCGTCTCACCCAAGCGTTCAACGCGATGCTCGCCGCGCTGGCGGAGTCTCGTGAACGCCAGGCGCGCCTCGTTGCTGACGCTGGGCACGAACTTCGTACCCCGCTGACCTCGCTGCGCACCAACATGGAATTGCTGATCGCAGCGAGCAGGCCTGACGCGCCCGCGCTCGATGCGGAAGACATGGCAGGTCTGCGGAACGACGTGATGGCTCAGATAGAAGAGCTATCCACCCTGGTCGGCGACCTGGTTGATCTGGCTCGTGAAGACGCCCCCGAACCTGGCTTCGAACGCATCGACCTCGCCGATATCGTCGAAAAATGCGTGGAAAGGGTGCGTCGGCGCCGTGGCGACGTGGTTGTCGAAGCGAGCACGTTCTCGTGGTTCACGTGGGGAGACCCTGGTGCGCTGAACCGGGCATTGCTCAACGTGCTCGACAACGCCGCCAAATGGAGTCCGGACGGCGGCGTACTACGTATCACGATGTCGGTCGCATCATCCCGACTGGCGGAAATCAGCGTCGACGATGACGGACCTGGAATACCGATCAACGAGCGTAAGCTCGTTTTCGAGCGCTTCTACAGGTCAGATGCATCTCGGTCGATGCCTGGCTCGGGGCTTGGCCTCGCCATCGTGCATCACGTCATGCAGCGGCACGGTGGTTCGGTGAAAATCGGCGACTCTCCGAGTGGCGGCGCTCGAGTGACGCTGTGTTTGCCGGGTGAGCCACCTGGCGGGCATGAGGAGCGTCACTGA
- a CDS encoding response regulator transcription factor, translating to MRILVVDDDRAVRESLRRSLSFNGYTVELAVDGADALEKVAEAPPDAIVLDVMMPRMDGLEVCRRLRSQGDERPILVLTARDSVSERVSGLDAGADDYLPKPFALEELLARLRALLRRRAPHEGGEGVDTMEFAGLRMDLVTREVTRNERSISLTRTEFSLLEMLMANPRRVLTRARILEEVWGYDFPTSGNALEVYIGYLRRKTESEGEPRIIHTVRGVGYVLRETPP from the coding sequence ATGCGGATCCTCGTTGTCGATGACGATCGTGCCGTACGTGAATCGCTGCGGCGATCATTGTCCTTTAACGGTTACACAGTCGAACTGGCCGTGGACGGTGCTGACGCGCTCGAGAAAGTAGCGGAAGCGCCGCCCGACGCGATCGTCCTTGATGTGATGATGCCCAGGATGGATGGTCTCGAAGTATGCCGCCGGTTGCGCAGTCAGGGAGATGAGCGTCCCATCCTTGTCCTCACGGCGCGTGACTCCGTCTCGGAGCGTGTTTCCGGCCTCGACGCGGGAGCAGACGACTACCTGCCCAAGCCGTTCGCTCTGGAGGAACTCCTGGCACGGTTGCGGGCACTGCTGCGCCGCCGCGCACCCCATGAAGGGGGTGAAGGGGTGGACACGATGGAGTTCGCTGGATTGCGGATGGACCTCGTCACCCGCGAAGTGACCCGCAACGAGCGGTCGATCAGCCTGACCCGGACCGAGTTCTCGCTGCTCGAGATGTTGATGGCGAACCCGCGCCGGGTTCTCACTCGAGCACGCATTCTCGAAGAAGTGTGGGGATACGATTTTCCGACCTCGGGAAATGCGCTCGAGGTGTACATCGGCTATCTGCGGCGAAAAACTGAGTCGGAAGGGGAGCCCAGGATCATCCACACGGTGCGCGGCGTCGGTTACGTGCTGCGGGAAACTCCACCGTGA
- a CDS encoding trimeric intracellular cation channel family protein codes for MLLRILDLSGIAVFAASGALVGVSKRLDIFGVCVVGVITGIGGGMIRDLLLGITPPTSLQNWPYFATAFTACLVVLVLHPEVRRIRTGVLVLDAIGVGVFATGGAGIALASGAGPLAATIIGMITAIGGGLLRDVLVNEMPLLLQRDLYAVPALLGATTVVLADALAIPESVGLAVGSVTAAGLRLLALWRRWNLPTAPRLS; via the coding sequence GTGCTACTCCGCATCCTTGATCTTTCGGGCATCGCTGTTTTCGCTGCGTCCGGCGCGCTCGTCGGAGTCTCTAAACGACTCGACATTTTCGGTGTGTGCGTTGTTGGCGTCATCACTGGAATCGGCGGCGGAATGATCCGCGATCTACTCCTCGGCATCACCCCGCCGACATCCCTCCAGAATTGGCCGTACTTCGCCACAGCGTTCACCGCGTGTCTGGTGGTCCTGGTACTTCATCCCGAGGTTCGGCGGATCCGCACAGGCGTTCTCGTGCTTGATGCGATCGGTGTTGGCGTCTTCGCGACCGGTGGTGCGGGTATCGCGCTGGCTAGTGGCGCGGGGCCGCTGGCAGCCACGATCATCGGAATGATCACTGCGATCGGCGGTGGCCTGCTCCGCGATGTTCTCGTCAACGAAATGCCGCTACTGCTGCAGCGTGACCTCTACGCCGTGCCCGCGCTGCTCGGCGCGACGACGGTCGTACTCGCAGACGCGCTCGCGATTCCAGAGTCAGTTGGACTGGCAGTCGGAAGTGTGACTGCTGCGGGGTTACGGCTGCTGGCGCTCTGGCGGCGATGGAATCTTCCGACTGCTCCTCGGCTTTCGTGA
- the rpmF gene encoding 50S ribosomal protein L32, with the protein MAVPKRRKSRSRTRSRRSQWKATAVDLVPVRAGGEALRVPHRLLTAVRRGLIDPDKLR; encoded by the coding sequence ATGGCAGTACCCAAGCGGCGGAAGTCCCGCTCGCGCACACGCAGCCGCCGGTCACAGTGGAAAGCAACCGCTGTAGACCTGGTGCCGGTGCGCGCTGGCGGTGAAGCGCTGCGTGTCCCGCACCGCCTTCTCACCGCAGTGCGCCGCGGGCTGATCGACCCAGACAAACTGCGGTAG
- a CDS encoding type B 50S ribosomal protein L31: MKSGIHPDYHPVVFQDANTGTMFLTRSTATSERTVTWEDGNEYPVVVADVTSESHPFWTGAQRILDTAGRVEKFRQRYGDRVRPGRKASGN; this comes from the coding sequence GTGAAATCAGGCATCCATCCCGACTATCATCCAGTTGTCTTCCAGGACGCGAATACCGGAACGATGTTCCTGACCCGGTCCACCGCCACAAGCGAGCGAACCGTCACTTGGGAGGACGGGAACGAGTACCCGGTCGTCGTCGCGGACGTGACCTCGGAGTCGCATCCGTTCTGGACGGGCGCACAGCGTATCCTCGACACGGCTGGACGAGTAGAGAAATTCCGCCAGCGCTACGGCGACCGCGTGCGGCCTGGTCGCAAAGCTAGCGGAAACTGA
- the mrf gene encoding ribosome hibernation factor-recruiting GTPase MRF, giving the protein MTDQRTPVVLVCGWQGDSRAVAQALQREGTTVVHHDLSEVSTGVVRRTLMTTNGITPREKTTILELAHGCVSCTLREDLLPLLRRLHTRSRVERIVLLIDPVLEPEALSWAIEHVVVSGMVGHVDGPAGQDVRVDATVTCIDAATWLSDATSDDTLDERGIVASNDDDRTVAQVVVGQADFADAIVISGAANDGWEQAKLNAVLARLAPGAPIAWTGAGGSIDAERLLANIPAPSRRGEITDAHSPMLRGEPPLDSDCGVQIVEFSAQRPFHPERLHESIDTLLDGVICTRGRFWVASQPDQVLWMESAGGGLRIAASGLWLDAMTREQQAEQNPERHAIAALRWDPRFGDRDCSMAVLVHDAEPQRITEALQSALLTDEELALGEAEWATWNDPFGQWHEDPCDELAGAETVDLTIRKEGH; this is encoded by the coding sequence GTGACCGATCAGCGCACACCTGTCGTGCTGGTCTGCGGATGGCAGGGAGATTCACGAGCCGTCGCGCAGGCGCTTCAGCGTGAGGGCACCACCGTTGTGCACCATGACCTCAGCGAGGTCTCCACGGGGGTCGTGCGGCGCACGCTGATGACCACGAACGGCATCACGCCGCGAGAGAAGACAACCATCCTCGAACTTGCGCACGGCTGTGTTTCGTGCACGCTGCGCGAAGATCTCCTTCCCTTGTTGCGCAGACTTCATACGCGAAGCCGGGTCGAGAGAATTGTGCTCCTGATCGACCCAGTACTCGAGCCAGAAGCTCTCAGTTGGGCAATTGAGCACGTAGTGGTGTCAGGAATGGTCGGGCACGTTGATGGGCCCGCAGGGCAGGACGTTCGGGTTGATGCGACCGTGACGTGCATCGACGCGGCGACCTGGCTCAGCGACGCAACGAGCGACGACACCCTGGACGAGCGCGGCATCGTTGCGAGCAACGACGATGACCGGACAGTGGCGCAGGTAGTTGTCGGTCAGGCTGATTTCGCGGACGCGATCGTCATATCCGGCGCGGCGAACGACGGCTGGGAGCAGGCCAAACTCAACGCGGTACTTGCCCGCCTCGCGCCAGGGGCTCCCATCGCATGGACCGGGGCAGGCGGAAGTATCGACGCGGAGCGCTTGCTCGCGAACATCCCAGCACCCTCGCGCCGCGGAGAAATCACAGACGCGCATTCACCGATGCTGAGAGGCGAGCCACCGCTCGATTCGGACTGCGGAGTCCAGATCGTCGAGTTCTCGGCACAGCGCCCGTTCCACCCAGAACGGCTGCATGAGTCGATCGATACCCTCCTCGACGGTGTGATCTGCACGCGCGGACGGTTCTGGGTCGCATCGCAACCGGACCAGGTGCTGTGGATGGAATCCGCTGGCGGAGGCTTGCGGATCGCGGCGTCGGGACTGTGGCTCGACGCGATGACGCGTGAGCAGCAAGCTGAACAAAACCCTGAACGCCACGCGATCGCCGCGCTGCGGTGGGATCCACGTTTCGGTGACCGGGATTGCTCCATGGCAGTCCTCGTGCACGACGCGGAGCCGCAGCGCATCACCGAAGCGCTGCAGTCCGCGCTGCTCACCGACGAAGAACTCGCGCTCGGCGAGGCCGAGTGGGCGACCTGGAACGACCCGTTCGGCCAGTGGCATGAGGATCCGTGCGATGAGCTAGCCGGCGCCGAAACTGTTGACCTCACCATCAGGAAAGAAGGGCACTAG
- the rpmB gene encoding 50S ribosomal protein L28, producing MSAHCQVTGRKPSFGKSVSHSHVRTSRRWNPNIQRRRYYLPSEGRHVTLRVSTKGIKTIDRDGIEAVVKAIRARGEKV from the coding sequence ATGTCCGCGCACTGCCAGGTCACTGGACGCAAGCCCAGCTTCGGGAAGTCTGTATCGCACTCCCATGTGCGCACGTCGCGCCGCTGGAATCCGAACATCCAGCGCCGCCGCTACTACCTGCCGAGCGAGGGCCGGCACGTAACCCTCCGGGTGTCCACGAAAGGCATCAAGACCATCGACCGCGACGGAATCGAAGCCGTTGTCAAGGCGATCCGGGCGCGCGGCGAAAAGGTCTAG
- the rpmG gene encoding 50S ribosomal protein L33: MARNDVRPIIKLKSTAGTGFTYVTRKNRRNDPDRLVLKKYDPVIRKHVDFREER, from the coding sequence ATGGCACGAAATGACGTCCGCCCAATCATCAAACTGAAGTCAACGGCGGGGACCGGGTTCACGTACGTGACGCGAAAGAACCGCCGCAACGATCCTGACCGGCTGGTTCTCAAGAAGTACGACCCGGTAATCCGCAAGCATGTTGACTTCCGTGAAGAACGCTGA
- the rpsN gene encoding 30S ribosomal protein S14, with translation MAKKSKIARNEQRKAVVEKYADRRRELKDIIRNPRTTDEARAEAVSELQRQPRNASAVRLRNRDVVDGRPRAYFRKFGLSRVRLREMAHRGELPGVSKSSW, from the coding sequence ATGGCTAAGAAATCGAAGATCGCTCGCAACGAGCAACGCAAGGCAGTCGTCGAGAAGTACGCGGATCGGCGGCGTGAACTGAAGGACATCATCCGCAATCCTCGGACCACCGACGAGGCGCGGGCGGAGGCCGTCAGCGAACTCCAGCGCCAGCCTCGCAACGCAAGTGCGGTAAGGTTGCGCAATCGGGACGTGGTCGATGGTCGTCCGCGCGCGTACTTCCGTAAGTTCGGACTCTCACGAGTCCGGCTGCGTGAGATGGCACACCGGGGAGAACTGCCCGGCGTCAGCAAGTCGAGCTGGTAA
- the rpsR gene encoding 30S ribosomal protein S18 gives MAKRTAVVKKKGGEQNRKTKKNPLTTAGIERVDYKDVNLLRTFISDRGKIRSRRVTGLTPQQQREVAVAVKNAREMALLPFSSR, from the coding sequence ATGGCAAAGAGAACAGCCGTCGTCAAGAAGAAGGGCGGCGAGCAGAACCGGAAAACGAAGAAGAACCCGCTGACCACCGCGGGTATTGAGCGCGTTGACTACAAGGACGTCAACCTGCTTCGCACCTTCATTTCCGACCGCGGCAAGATCCGCTCGCGGCGGGTCACCGGCCTGACGCCGCAGCAACAGCGCGAAGTGGCCGTAGCCGTGAAGAACGCCCGTGAGATGGCGCTGCTTCCTTTCTCAAGCCGCTAA
- a CDS encoding AEC family transporter produces the protein MSGVVVGFSVVFAVIIVGYLLGRSGVLGSGGEQAISRLVFLVATPALLFTTLSDADLSVILSPTLAVGAGSAVLVGLSYFAISRWWLRRQIPECTVGALASSYVNAVNLGLPIAVYVLGDAALVAPILLFQVLVLAPIALTVLEVSTSRAAAGPTRSLFKVVIAPLKNPILIGAAAGLTISLLDVTIPMVIQQPITLVAGISVPGALIAFGLSMHGKRALQRGVSPRRDVALAAAFKTIVQPIVAFAIGSYVFGLEGHALFSVVVLATLPTAQNVFVFASWYMRGVILARDAAIVTTLAAIPAIAVGTLLLA, from the coding sequence ATGTCCGGTGTAGTCGTCGGGTTCTCGGTCGTCTTCGCGGTCATCATCGTCGGTTACCTGCTGGGGCGCTCCGGCGTCCTAGGCAGCGGCGGAGAGCAGGCCATCAGCAGGCTCGTCTTTCTCGTAGCAACACCCGCGCTGTTGTTCACGACACTCTCCGACGCCGACCTATCCGTAATCCTGTCCCCCACCCTCGCCGTAGGCGCCGGATCCGCGGTACTCGTCGGTCTCAGCTACTTCGCGATTTCCCGATGGTGGTTACGCCGACAAATCCCGGAATGCACAGTCGGCGCGCTCGCATCGTCGTACGTGAACGCTGTCAACCTCGGCCTTCCAATCGCCGTCTACGTTCTGGGCGACGCGGCACTCGTCGCCCCGATATTGCTGTTTCAAGTGCTCGTCCTTGCACCTATCGCGCTGACGGTGCTCGAAGTCAGCACCTCACGGGCAGCAGCAGGCCCAACTCGTTCACTGTTCAAAGTGGTGATCGCGCCGCTGAAGAACCCGATCCTGATTGGGGCAGCCGCGGGGCTCACGATCTCGCTGCTGGATGTCACAATTCCCATGGTGATCCAGCAGCCCATCACACTTGTCGCAGGAATCTCAGTCCCGGGCGCGCTGATCGCGTTCGGGCTGTCGATGCACGGTAAGCGCGCGTTGCAGCGCGGTGTCAGCCCTCGCCGTGATGTCGCTTTGGCCGCTGCGTTCAAGACGATCGTGCAGCCGATCGTGGCCTTTGCCATCGGGAGTTACGTGTTCGGGCTCGAAGGCCACGCGCTGTTCAGCGTGGTCGTGCTGGCCACGCTGCCCACTGCCCAGAACGTGTTCGTTTTTGCGAGCTGGTACATGCGTGGCGTCATATTGGCGCGTGATGCGGCGATCGTGACCACGCTCGCCGCTATCCCGGCTATTGCAGTCGGCACTCTCCTGCTGGCCTGA
- the purH gene encoding bifunctional phosphoribosylaminoimidazolecarboxamide formyltransferase/IMP cyclohydrolase translates to MSESNSAAERIAVRRALISVYDKSGLEDLARGLASAGVEIVSTGSTASRIAAAGVDVTPVEELTGFPETLDGRVKTLHPHVHAGILADTRKHEHLEQLDELGVEAFQLVVVNLYPFTETVASGATEDECVEQIDIGGPSMVRAAAKNHPSVGVVVDPGQYERVLAAVEAGGFTMQERIELAADAFQHTAMYDVAVASWMTNVRAAASADSQFPRWMGATWERRSTLRYGENPHQSAALYTRPGEAEGIAQAEQLHGKEMSYNNFTDTDAAWRAAYDHEGPCVAIIKHANPCGIAESRLDGGAAIADAHRRAHACDPVSAFGGVIAANREITVEMAEQVSEIFTEVIVAPSYEEGAIEVLTRKKNIRILRSAAPVRAGAEMRAISGGLLLQDRDVLNAGGDNPTNWTLATGDPADENTLRDLVFAWRACRAVKSNAILLADGGATVGVGMGQVNRVDAARLAVNRAADRARGSVAASDAFFPFPDGLQVLLDAGVRAVVQPGGSVRDNEVIAAAKDAGVTLYLTGARHFAH, encoded by the coding sequence GTGAGTGAATCGAACTCAGCAGCCGAGCGGATTGCTGTTCGGCGCGCCCTTATCAGCGTTTACGACAAGTCCGGTCTCGAAGACCTCGCACGTGGCCTCGCCTCTGCAGGCGTGGAGATCGTGTCAACTGGGTCCACAGCGAGCCGCATTGCTGCGGCTGGGGTCGACGTCACCCCGGTCGAGGAGCTGACTGGCTTCCCAGAGACGCTTGACGGACGTGTGAAGACACTGCATCCGCACGTGCATGCGGGGATTCTCGCGGACACGAGGAAACACGAGCACCTCGAGCAACTCGATGAGCTCGGCGTTGAGGCGTTTCAGCTCGTTGTGGTGAATCTCTATCCGTTTACCGAAACGGTGGCCTCTGGTGCGACGGAGGACGAATGTGTGGAGCAGATCGATATCGGCGGTCCTTCGATGGTGCGTGCCGCCGCGAAGAATCACCCTTCCGTTGGCGTCGTCGTCGATCCGGGCCAGTATGAGCGCGTCCTTGCCGCTGTCGAGGCCGGTGGTTTCACGATGCAGGAGCGGATCGAGCTCGCTGCCGACGCGTTTCAGCACACCGCGATGTATGACGTCGCTGTCGCGAGCTGGATGACGAATGTGCGGGCGGCAGCGTCGGCGGACAGTCAATTCCCGCGCTGGATGGGCGCGACCTGGGAGCGGCGCTCCACGCTGCGATACGGTGAGAACCCCCACCAGTCGGCTGCGCTCTATACCCGTCCCGGCGAGGCGGAGGGCATTGCGCAGGCCGAGCAGTTGCACGGCAAAGAGATGTCCTACAACAACTTCACCGACACCGACGCCGCGTGGCGGGCAGCGTACGACCATGAAGGCCCATGCGTGGCGATAATCAAGCACGCCAATCCGTGCGGGATCGCAGAGTCCCGGCTTGATGGGGGCGCGGCGATTGCGGACGCCCACCGCCGCGCACACGCCTGCGACCCGGTAAGTGCTTTCGGTGGCGTGATAGCTGCTAATCGTGAAATCACGGTCGAAATGGCCGAGCAGGTTTCGGAGATCTTTACAGAGGTCATCGTCGCACCGTCCTACGAGGAAGGTGCCATCGAGGTTCTGACCCGGAAGAAGAACATCCGGATTCTCCGCTCCGCAGCGCCGGTGCGTGCAGGTGCAGAGATGCGCGCGATCTCGGGCGGGCTGCTGCTGCAGGACAGGGATGTCCTCAACGCGGGTGGTGACAACCCGACGAACTGGACCTTAGCTACAGGGGATCCGGCGGACGAGAACACTCTCCGTGATCTGGTCTTTGCCTGGCGCGCCTGCAGGGCTGTGAAATCGAATGCGATCTTGCTCGCTGATGGTGGCGCGACCGTTGGTGTCGGCATGGGACAGGTCAACCGCGTCGACGCGGCACGTCTCGCGGTGAACAGGGCCGCTGACAGGGCTAGAGGCAGTGTTGCGGCTTCCGACGCGTTCTTCCCGTTCCCCGACGGACTGCAGGTACTTCTTGACGCCGGGGTGCGGGCCGTTGTCCAGCCGGGTGGCTCGGTGCGGGACAACGAAGTGATCGCCGCCGCGAAGGACGCCGGAGTGACGCTCTACCTGACTGGTGCGCGCCACTTCGCTCACTGA
- the purN gene encoding phosphoribosylglycinamide formyltransferase yields MPVASSDELARSVIRRSALNSHTDVRSTHSAPVDSRDPETPSRVVVLASGSGTLFQALADAATGDFPACIAALVTDRDCEAEARAQRAGIECVRVTPRSYSDRAAWNHALTSVVDSYRPDLVVTAGFMRILGPEFLAAFPGKIVNSHPALLPAFPGAHAVRDALSYGVRVTGTTIHIVDEGVDTGPVLAQEAVTVGTDDSESSLHERIKAVERRLLVEVVAALVTRGVIIDGRKALIP; encoded by the coding sequence GTGCCGGTAGCGAGCTCGGATGAGCTGGCACGTTCGGTAATCAGGAGATCCGCGCTGAATAGCCACACTGACGTAAGGTCGACTCACTCTGCGCCTGTCGATTCGCGGGACCCGGAAACGCCGTCCCGCGTCGTCGTGCTCGCCTCGGGGTCGGGGACGTTATTCCAGGCGCTCGCGGATGCCGCAACTGGCGATTTCCCGGCGTGCATCGCTGCGCTGGTGACGGATCGCGACTGTGAAGCAGAGGCACGCGCCCAGCGTGCGGGAATCGAGTGTGTCCGTGTGACCCCCCGCTCCTACAGCGACCGGGCAGCGTGGAATCACGCTCTTACCAGCGTTGTCGACAGCTACCGCCCTGATCTCGTAGTGACCGCGGGATTCATGAGAATTCTAGGGCCCGAGTTCTTGGCGGCTTTTCCGGGCAAGATCGTGAACAGTCACCCCGCGCTTCTTCCTGCGTTTCCGGGCGCGCACGCGGTGCGCGACGCGCTGAGCTATGGCGTGCGGGTGACAGGTACGACTATCCATATCGTCGATGAGGGCGTGGATACAGGGCCAGTGCTGGCGCAGGAAGCGGTGACTGTCGGCACCGATGATTCCGAATCGTCGTTGCACGAGCGAATCAAGGCTGTTGAACGGCGGCTTCTCGTTGAGGTAGTCGCCGCGTTAGTGACAAGAGGTGTGATTATCGATGGACGGAAGGCCCTAATCCCGTGA
- a CDS encoding cell division protein PerM translates to MTDLHVRTEKERSEPEPGVPPEAARTLMKAAFMPTGITVGLLVVVVLVVLLTGDGDFTGVFAAVGAGWLGIHQVTLPISGVKLGVLPLVVTAAIFAASYSQCRKVARDGLEPRDAAQLVAAVVGVPLVMTIISLAVVKDASTVLKVATPNVLQSFLWTVVIHGLAAVFALGKPFWSPIAERARIPVWGWGALAAAKSGAVALGATGLAVTMVLLAGSLDEIIAMLEEHHGAAAPLGLTLVSLLYLANVVVGVIGVTTGASITVGEGHYGLFDVLPAPAPGVPVLAALPTTEAADWWPILLVVPVIGGVALARSAYRQDHGMRETFFVGGTAAVVVSVGYLIAATAAGGALGVFGTVSFAPLYGALFLCAWLVLSGGAALGLLVWRKNRHERHERRADVEQAIAEALAEEESRKAAAAEKARDLEDSSDSNEPSGERSGLLKLVRNRVPSLPISVKSLPGAVSTLPGKVRHARQSLPGVKKQQEDTEDTGGSAEEAAEVETTEVVEPAESSDTEETAHSDGEGAHEQEEPEGQDAEGESPGEHRKQSKWKIWQRNKRD, encoded by the coding sequence ATGACTGATCTGCACGTGCGTACTGAGAAGGAGCGCTCCGAACCGGAGCCAGGTGTGCCGCCCGAGGCTGCGCGGACGCTGATGAAGGCGGCATTCATGCCGACCGGAATCACTGTGGGCCTCCTCGTTGTCGTGGTCCTGGTTGTCCTGCTGACAGGAGACGGCGATTTCACCGGCGTGTTCGCCGCAGTCGGTGCTGGGTGGCTTGGCATCCATCAAGTCACGTTGCCAATCAGCGGCGTGAAGCTCGGTGTGCTGCCGCTCGTCGTCACCGCGGCGATCTTCGCCGCGTCATACAGCCAGTGCCGGAAGGTTGCCCGCGACGGACTTGAGCCGCGTGATGCGGCGCAACTTGTTGCCGCTGTCGTGGGTGTGCCGCTGGTCATGACGATCATTTCGCTCGCTGTCGTTAAGGACGCGTCGACCGTGCTGAAGGTCGCGACGCCAAATGTCCTCCAGTCGTTCCTCTGGACGGTCGTAATACACGGTCTTGCGGCTGTATTTGCGCTAGGTAAGCCGTTCTGGAGCCCGATCGCGGAGCGGGCGCGCATACCAGTTTGGGGCTGGGGTGCCTTAGCGGCCGCAAAGAGCGGGGCCGTCGCCCTGGGCGCGACCGGGCTCGCGGTCACTATGGTGCTCCTCGCGGGATCGCTGGACGAGATCATCGCCATGCTCGAGGAGCATCATGGCGCCGCAGCGCCACTTGGGCTCACTCTCGTGTCCCTGCTGTATCTCGCTAACGTTGTTGTGGGTGTCATCGGAGTGACCACCGGAGCGTCGATCACCGTCGGTGAGGGACACTACGGATTGTTCGATGTTCTGCCGGCGCCCGCGCCGGGGGTCCCCGTACTTGCGGCGCTGCCCACAACTGAGGCGGCGGACTGGTGGCCTATCTTGCTGGTCGTTCCCGTAATCGGCGGGGTAGCACTGGCACGCAGCGCATACCGTCAGGATCACGGTATGCGCGAGACCTTCTTCGTGGGAGGCACCGCGGCGGTAGTGGTCAGCGTCGGGTATCTCATCGCGGCGACCGCTGCGGGCGGGGCACTCGGAGTGTTTGGCACGGTCAGCTTTGCGCCGCTCTACGGCGCGCTGTTTCTCTGCGCGTGGCTTGTCCTCAGCGGTGGCGCGGCGCTGGGGCTTCTCGTGTGGAGAAAGAACCGTCACGAGCGGCATGAGCGGCGTGCGGACGTCGAGCAAGCAATCGCGGAGGCTCTTGCCGAAGAGGAGTCCAGGAAAGCGGCTGCGGCTGAGAAGGCACGCGACTTAGAGGACTCCTCGGACAGCAACGAGCCTTCCGGCGAGCGGAGCGGCCTCCTGAAACTCGTCCGGAATCGAGTCCCATCCTTACCCATCTCGGTGAAGAGTCTGCCCGGCGCCGTGAGCACGCTGCCGGGCAAGGTCAGGCACGCCCGGCAGAGTCTTCCAGGCGTAAAGAAGCAGCAGGAGGACACGGAGGACACCGGGGGCTCGGCTGAAGAGGCCGCTGAAGTGGAGACAACTGAGGTTGTGGAACCTGCCGAGTCTTCCGACACAGAGGAGACCGCTCACTCCGACGGCGAGGGTGCTCACGAACAAGAAGAGCCTGAAGGACAGGATGCTGAGGGAGAGAGCCCTGGCGAGCACCGCAAGCAGTCCAAGTGGAAGATCTGGCAGCGTAACAAGCGCGACTAG